A single genomic interval of Carassius gibelio isolate Cgi1373 ecotype wild population from Czech Republic chromosome A22, carGib1.2-hapl.c, whole genome shotgun sequence harbors:
- the LOC127942595 gene encoding yjeF N-terminal domain-containing 3-like, with the protein MNHSSNEKEPETIEPLRYLSKTEVATIEMELLRDYRFGQQQLIEIWGHACAIAVTKAFPLSSLSKKQPTLLVVCGPEQNGSIGLVCARHLRMFEYEPTIFYPKRSPQSMQQDFTVQCEKMDIPFLSYLPTEVQLLNDAYNLVIDAVLGPETEHKEDKEPYAGMLMTLKQVKIPIVSVDVPSGWDVDEPAKDGINPEVLISLTAPKKCATGFSGNHFLAGRFLPYDIQKKFELNLPEFPGTECVIEL; encoded by the exons ATGAACCACAGCTCCAACGAGAAAGAACCTGAGACCATAGAGCCACTGCGATATCTCAG TAAAACGGAGGTGGCGACCATTGAGATGGAGCTCCTGAGGGACTATCGCTTCGGGCAGCAGCAGCTGATTGAAATATGGGGCCATGCTTGTGCTATTGCTGTCACAAAG GCTTTTCCTTTGAGCTCCCTGAGTAAAAAGCAGCCCACCCTGCTGGTTGTTTGTGGTCCTGAGCAGAACGGCTCCATTGGTCTGGTGTGTGCCCGGCATCTGCGCATGTTT GAATATGAGCCCACCATATTCTATCCCAAGCGCTCTCCTCAGAGTATGCAACAGGACTTCACTGTTCAGTGTGAGAAAATGGACATCCCTTTCCTGTCCTATCTTCCGACGGAG GTCCAGCTGTTAAATGACGCCTACAATCTGGTGATCGATGCCGTCCTGGGACCAGAAACCGAGCACAAGGAGGATAAAGAGCCCTACGCTGGGATGCTGATGACTCTCAAACAGGTCAAAATACCCATCGTTAGCGTGGACGTGCCCTCAG GTTGGGATGTTGACGAACCCGCCAAAGATGGGATAAATCCAGAAGTTCTAATTTCTCTGACAGCTCCCAAAAAGTGCGCAACAGGTTTCTCGGGAAACCATTTTCTGGCGGGACGATTCCTGCCCTATGACATTCAGAAAAAATTTGAACTCAATCTGCCAGAATTCCCCGGCACGGAATGTGTTATAGAACTATAG
- the LOC127942598 gene encoding cartilage intermediate layer protein 1-like isoform X1, whose translation MWDFTVVTLVLSTIFVVSLAQGPVWDSSHLRRLNKTDRNRKLAYNSLVEPQTTGITEWTSWFNIDHPGGNGDYERLEAIRFYYRERVCSRPVAIEARTTDWVEAADTGEVVHSSLEKGFWCINKEQPFGRSCSNYHVRFQCPPVHSYWTDWSEWTPCSATACNDVGIQVRQRKCMSTQPLPLLLSPVCVGPHIERRECSTTPCEAMWSQWGSWSACSVTCGKGRRTRRRTCHRSSTKIQCTGRPVEVQKCGNPCPVACKRVCPGGHPSRDCSYCICDGQTLNGEVFSVTGVPVPNATVALASQAKVVRAHTDAKGQFKIDGLCTTPQTRVVIIKDKFAPVTLPVSNNSTDELWVRAILRSSEKPYIEKHPEDKVRYEGQRATLCCRATGSPKPDKYYWYQNGTLLNRTVYKYDEDLILRDLKPEHSGQYHCKATSLTGSIKSASAVLTVFTKGTPACNSTPDYHLIKLPLDCKQPETDSKFYNAGRCPHKKCPGALDFDMRCRDGSGFCCGVKKMDAREIKCGRYTLPIKVVSECGCQTCLEPKVLVRGRVVSADNDEPLRFGHIYIGKERIGTTGYQGGFTIQVSPDTQRLVVNFVDPSEKFIDTIKVFIFDKRGGAVYHDVKVMRKQEPIDINAAESNTIYLGEMKDEDPIGQLVIPPNSFHKHTGEVYEGTVKASVTFLDPRNITMAAAAPGDLNFVDNEGDMLPLRTYGMFSVDFRDEANQEVLGAGAVQVLLDTEHVKMQEHIPTMKLWSLNPDTGIWEEESNFKPTQNTIAGSGRNKREERTFLIGNMEIRERRLFNLDVPENRRCYVKVRAYMSDKFLPSEQLEGVVINLINLEPKPGYSSNPRAWGRFDSVITGPNGACLPAFCDAQRPDAYTAYVTAIMGGEELEAAPSMPKMNPNIIGVSQPYLGKLDYQRSDHEDPALKKTAFRINLAKPNPNNFDETNGPIYPYQRLIACENAPVDANHFRFFRVEKDKYEYNVVPFQESDLTSWTRDYLSWWPNPQEFRACYIKVKIHGATEIIVRSRNLGGTHPQTRGQLYGIRDIRSTRDINHPNTSAACLEFKCSGMLFDQDTVDRSLISVIPQGNCRRIGINGLLQEYLIKHPPVLQKNESHAFNMLAPVDPLGHNYGIYTVTDQNPRVAKEIAIGRCFDGTSDGFSREMKSDSGVALTFSCPKRTVNRESLFQRLQTNPGLTLTQMAREMRESQGLQVRRGSTQMVAYPFGQQGGSQNRRATNTNRRRSAQPRQ comes from the exons ATGTGGGACTTCACAGTCGTGACTCTGGTGCTGTCTACCATCTTTGTTGTGTCTCTGGCACAAg GACCCGTCTGGGACAGCTCACATCTTCGGAGGTTGAACAAAACAGACAGGAACAGAAAGCTGGCTTACAACAGCCTAGTGGAGCCACAGACCACAG GCATAACCGAGTGGACTTCCTGGTTCAATATCGACCATCCAGGAGGAAACGGTGACTACGAGAGGTTAGAAGCCATTCGCTTCTACTACCGGGAAAGGGTCTGCTCACGACCTGTAGCCATCGAGGCCCGTACCACGGACTGGGTTGAAGCTGCGGATACAGGGGAGGTGGTCCATTCCAGTCTGGAGAAGGGCTTCTGGTGCATCAATAAGGAGCAGCCATTTGGTCGCAGCTGCTCCAACTACCATGTGCGATTCCAGTGTCCACCAG TCCACTCATACTGGACCGACTGGAGTGAATGGACGCCTTGCTCTGCCACCGCCTGTAACGATGTTGGCATCCAAGTCCGTCAGAGGAAATGCATGAGCACGCAACCTCTTCCACTGCTTCTTTCACCCGTCTGTGTGGGACCTCACATCGAACGGAGAGAGTGTTCAACAACACCATGTGAAG CTATGTGGAGCCAATGGGGTTCATGGAGTGCTTGCTCGGTCACTTGTGGGAAGGGTCGCAGGACAAGGCGTAGGACATGTCACAGATCTTCTACTAAGATTCAGTGCACAGGACGACCTGTGGAGGTTCAAAAGTGTGGAAATCCATGTCCAG tggcaTGCAAACGTGTCTGTCCTGGGGGACATCCCAGTAGGGACTGCAGCTACTGTATCTGTGATGGACAAACACTAAATGGGGAGGTCTTCAGTGTTACAGGTGTCCCAGTGCCAAACGCCACAGTGGCTCTGGCTAGCCAAGCCAAGGTCGTTCGTGCCCACACTGACGCCAAGGGTCAGTTCAAGATTGATGGACTGTGCACCACCCCACAGACCCGAGTGGTCATAATAAAGGACAAATTTGCACCTGTTACTCTCCCTGTTTCCAACAATAGCACTGATGAACTCTGGGTACGGGCCATCTTGCGCTCGTCAG AAAAGCCATATATTGAGAAGCACCCAGAAGACAAAGTGCGTTACGAGGGACAGCGTGCAACCCTTTGCTGTAGAGCAACAGGATCACCAAAACCTGATAAATATTACTG GTACCAAAACGGAACATTACTGAATCGCACAGTATACAAGTACGACGAAGATTTGATATTGCGGGACCTGAAACCAGAGCATTCAGGGCAATATCACTGCAAAGCAACTAGTCTGACAGGCAGCATCAAGTCTGCTTCAGCTGTCCTCACTGTTTTCA CTAAAGGAACACCAGCGTGCAACTCAACACCTGATTACCACCTGATCAAATTGCCATTAGACTGCAAGCAGCCTGAAACAGACTCCAAGTTTTACAATGCAGGTCGCTGTCCACACAAGAAATGCCCTGGGGCGCTGGACTTTGACATGCGCTGCAGGGATGGATCTGGCTTCTGCTGTGGGGTCAAGAAAATGGACGCTAGAGAGATCAAATGTGGCCGTTACACCCTACCTATCAAGGTTGTGAGTGAGTGTGGCTGTCAGACTTGTTTGGAGCCCAAGGTTCTGGTACGGGGGAGAGTGGTGTCAGCAGACAATGATGAACCCCTGCGCTTTGGACACATTTACATAGGGAAAGAACGGATTGGTACCACAGGATATCAGGGTGGGTTCACAATCCAGGTTTCTCCAGATACACAGCGACTTGTGGTAAACTTTGTGGACCCTTCTGAGAAGTTCATTGACACAATCAAGGTTTTTATCTTTGACAAGAGAGGAGGTGCTGTATATCATGACGTAAAAGTGATGAGAAAGCAGGAACCTATTGATATCAACGCTGCAGAAAGCAATACCATTTACCTAGGTGAAATGAAAGATGAGGACCCCATCGGTCAACTGGTAATACCTCCGAACTCTTTCCATAAACACACAGGGGAAGTTTACGAAGGGACTGTTAAGGCCAGCGTCACGTTCCTCGACCCGCGCAACATTACCATGGCTGCTGCCGCTCCTGGTGATCTCAACTTTGTAGACAATGAAGGAGACATGCTACCTCTCAGGACATATGGAATGTTTTCAGTAGATTTCAGAGATGAGGCAAACCAGGAGGTTCTAGGAGCCGGTGCAGTCCAGGTTCTCCTTGATACGGAGCATGTAAAAATGCAGGAGCACATCCCTACAATGAAACTCTGGTCCCTGAATCCCGATACAGGCATTTGGGAGGAGGAGAGTAACTTTAAACCCACACAAAACACCATTGCTGGCAGTGGGAGAAACAAACGAGAAGAGCGCACCTTCCTGATTGGAAATATGGAAATCAGGGAGCGTAGGTTGTTCAATCTCGATGTACCTGAGAATCGCCGCTGCTATGTCAAAGTTAGGGCATACATGAGCGACAAGTTCCTGCCCAGTGAGCAACTAGAAGGTGTGGTAATAAACTTGATAAACTTGGAGCCTAAGCCTGGCTACTCGTCAAATCCAAGGGCTTGGGGACGCTTTGACAGTGTGATAACAGGACCAAATGGTGCTTGCCTTCCAGCTTTCTGTGATGCTCAGAGGCCTGATGCATATACTGCTTACGTCACAGCTATAATGGGAGGTGAGGAACTGGAAGCAGCCCCCTCAATGCCAAAAATGAACCCAAACATTATTGGTGTGTCTCAGCCATACTTAGGGAAGTTAGATTACCAGCGCTCAGATCATGAGGATCCAGCACTTAAGAAAACAGCTTTCCGAATCAACCTagctaaaccaaaccctaacaaTTTTGATGAAACAAATGGACCAATCTATCCCTATCAGAGATTAATTGCATGTGAAAATGCACCTGTTGATGCCAACCACTTTCGCTTTTTCCGTGTCGAAAAAGATAAATATGAGTACAATGTAGTACCCTTCCAGGAGAGTGACCTCACATCTTGGACTAGAGACTATCTTTCCTGGTGGCCAAATCCACAAGAGTTCAGAGCTTGTTACATCAAAGTTAAGATTCATGGAGCTACAGAAATCATAGTAAGGTCAAGAAACCTTGGTGGCACTCATCCTCAGACAAGAGGTCAGTTGTATGGCATTAGAGACATTCGTAGTACCCGTGACATAAACCATCCTAACACCTCTGCTGCTTGTCTTGAGTTCAAGTGCAGCGGGATGCTCTTTGATCAAGATACTGTAGACAGGTCACTCATTTCCGTCATCCCACAAGGTAACTGCCGGCGCATAGGCATCAACGGTCTCCTACAAGAGTATCTGATAAAGCATCCTCCTGTTCTTCAGAAGAATGAGTCTCATGCGTTCAATATGTTAGCTCCTGTTGACCCACTTGGACACAATTATGGAATATACACCGTCACAGACCAGAACCCACGCGTTGCCAAAGAGATTGCCATTGGCCGCTGTTTCGATGGAACTTCAGATGGTTTTTCCAGGGAGATGAAGTCAGATTCTGGAGTGGCACTGACATTCAGCTGCCCTAAAAGAACTGTGAATCGTGAGAGCTTATTCCAGCGCTTGCAAACAAATCCTGGCCTAACACTAACACAGATGGCACGGGAGATGAGGGAGTCCCAGGGACTGCAAGTCAGAAGGGGGTCAACTCAAATGGTGGCCTACCCTTTTGGCCAACAGGGCGGGAGCCAGAACCGCAGAGCCACAAACACTAACAGAAGGAGATCTGCACAACCAAGACAGTAG
- the LOC127942598 gene encoding cartilage intermediate layer protein 1-like isoform X2, which translates to MWDFTVVTLVLSTIFVVSLAQGITEWTSWFNIDHPGGNGDYERLEAIRFYYRERVCSRPVAIEARTTDWVEAADTGEVVHSSLEKGFWCINKEQPFGRSCSNYHVRFQCPPVHSYWTDWSEWTPCSATACNDVGIQVRQRKCMSTQPLPLLLSPVCVGPHIERRECSTTPCEAMWSQWGSWSACSVTCGKGRRTRRRTCHRSSTKIQCTGRPVEVQKCGNPCPVACKRVCPGGHPSRDCSYCICDGQTLNGEVFSVTGVPVPNATVALASQAKVVRAHTDAKGQFKIDGLCTTPQTRVVIIKDKFAPVTLPVSNNSTDELWVRAILRSSEKPYIEKHPEDKVRYEGQRATLCCRATGSPKPDKYYWYQNGTLLNRTVYKYDEDLILRDLKPEHSGQYHCKATSLTGSIKSASAVLTVFTKGTPACNSTPDYHLIKLPLDCKQPETDSKFYNAGRCPHKKCPGALDFDMRCRDGSGFCCGVKKMDAREIKCGRYTLPIKVVSECGCQTCLEPKVLVRGRVVSADNDEPLRFGHIYIGKERIGTTGYQGGFTIQVSPDTQRLVVNFVDPSEKFIDTIKVFIFDKRGGAVYHDVKVMRKQEPIDINAAESNTIYLGEMKDEDPIGQLVIPPNSFHKHTGEVYEGTVKASVTFLDPRNITMAAAAPGDLNFVDNEGDMLPLRTYGMFSVDFRDEANQEVLGAGAVQVLLDTEHVKMQEHIPTMKLWSLNPDTGIWEEESNFKPTQNTIAGSGRNKREERTFLIGNMEIRERRLFNLDVPENRRCYVKVRAYMSDKFLPSEQLEGVVINLINLEPKPGYSSNPRAWGRFDSVITGPNGACLPAFCDAQRPDAYTAYVTAIMGGEELEAAPSMPKMNPNIIGVSQPYLGKLDYQRSDHEDPALKKTAFRINLAKPNPNNFDETNGPIYPYQRLIACENAPVDANHFRFFRVEKDKYEYNVVPFQESDLTSWTRDYLSWWPNPQEFRACYIKVKIHGATEIIVRSRNLGGTHPQTRGQLYGIRDIRSTRDINHPNTSAACLEFKCSGMLFDQDTVDRSLISVIPQGNCRRIGINGLLQEYLIKHPPVLQKNESHAFNMLAPVDPLGHNYGIYTVTDQNPRVAKEIAIGRCFDGTSDGFSREMKSDSGVALTFSCPKRTVNRESLFQRLQTNPGLTLTQMAREMRESQGLQVRRGSTQMVAYPFGQQGGSQNRRATNTNRRRSAQPRQ; encoded by the exons ATGTGGGACTTCACAGTCGTGACTCTGGTGCTGTCTACCATCTTTGTTGTGTCTCTGGCACAAg GCATAACCGAGTGGACTTCCTGGTTCAATATCGACCATCCAGGAGGAAACGGTGACTACGAGAGGTTAGAAGCCATTCGCTTCTACTACCGGGAAAGGGTCTGCTCACGACCTGTAGCCATCGAGGCCCGTACCACGGACTGGGTTGAAGCTGCGGATACAGGGGAGGTGGTCCATTCCAGTCTGGAGAAGGGCTTCTGGTGCATCAATAAGGAGCAGCCATTTGGTCGCAGCTGCTCCAACTACCATGTGCGATTCCAGTGTCCACCAG TCCACTCATACTGGACCGACTGGAGTGAATGGACGCCTTGCTCTGCCACCGCCTGTAACGATGTTGGCATCCAAGTCCGTCAGAGGAAATGCATGAGCACGCAACCTCTTCCACTGCTTCTTTCACCCGTCTGTGTGGGACCTCACATCGAACGGAGAGAGTGTTCAACAACACCATGTGAAG CTATGTGGAGCCAATGGGGTTCATGGAGTGCTTGCTCGGTCACTTGTGGGAAGGGTCGCAGGACAAGGCGTAGGACATGTCACAGATCTTCTACTAAGATTCAGTGCACAGGACGACCTGTGGAGGTTCAAAAGTGTGGAAATCCATGTCCAG tggcaTGCAAACGTGTCTGTCCTGGGGGACATCCCAGTAGGGACTGCAGCTACTGTATCTGTGATGGACAAACACTAAATGGGGAGGTCTTCAGTGTTACAGGTGTCCCAGTGCCAAACGCCACAGTGGCTCTGGCTAGCCAAGCCAAGGTCGTTCGTGCCCACACTGACGCCAAGGGTCAGTTCAAGATTGATGGACTGTGCACCACCCCACAGACCCGAGTGGTCATAATAAAGGACAAATTTGCACCTGTTACTCTCCCTGTTTCCAACAATAGCACTGATGAACTCTGGGTACGGGCCATCTTGCGCTCGTCAG AAAAGCCATATATTGAGAAGCACCCAGAAGACAAAGTGCGTTACGAGGGACAGCGTGCAACCCTTTGCTGTAGAGCAACAGGATCACCAAAACCTGATAAATATTACTG GTACCAAAACGGAACATTACTGAATCGCACAGTATACAAGTACGACGAAGATTTGATATTGCGGGACCTGAAACCAGAGCATTCAGGGCAATATCACTGCAAAGCAACTAGTCTGACAGGCAGCATCAAGTCTGCTTCAGCTGTCCTCACTGTTTTCA CTAAAGGAACACCAGCGTGCAACTCAACACCTGATTACCACCTGATCAAATTGCCATTAGACTGCAAGCAGCCTGAAACAGACTCCAAGTTTTACAATGCAGGTCGCTGTCCACACAAGAAATGCCCTGGGGCGCTGGACTTTGACATGCGCTGCAGGGATGGATCTGGCTTCTGCTGTGGGGTCAAGAAAATGGACGCTAGAGAGATCAAATGTGGCCGTTACACCCTACCTATCAAGGTTGTGAGTGAGTGTGGCTGTCAGACTTGTTTGGAGCCCAAGGTTCTGGTACGGGGGAGAGTGGTGTCAGCAGACAATGATGAACCCCTGCGCTTTGGACACATTTACATAGGGAAAGAACGGATTGGTACCACAGGATATCAGGGTGGGTTCACAATCCAGGTTTCTCCAGATACACAGCGACTTGTGGTAAACTTTGTGGACCCTTCTGAGAAGTTCATTGACACAATCAAGGTTTTTATCTTTGACAAGAGAGGAGGTGCTGTATATCATGACGTAAAAGTGATGAGAAAGCAGGAACCTATTGATATCAACGCTGCAGAAAGCAATACCATTTACCTAGGTGAAATGAAAGATGAGGACCCCATCGGTCAACTGGTAATACCTCCGAACTCTTTCCATAAACACACAGGGGAAGTTTACGAAGGGACTGTTAAGGCCAGCGTCACGTTCCTCGACCCGCGCAACATTACCATGGCTGCTGCCGCTCCTGGTGATCTCAACTTTGTAGACAATGAAGGAGACATGCTACCTCTCAGGACATATGGAATGTTTTCAGTAGATTTCAGAGATGAGGCAAACCAGGAGGTTCTAGGAGCCGGTGCAGTCCAGGTTCTCCTTGATACGGAGCATGTAAAAATGCAGGAGCACATCCCTACAATGAAACTCTGGTCCCTGAATCCCGATACAGGCATTTGGGAGGAGGAGAGTAACTTTAAACCCACACAAAACACCATTGCTGGCAGTGGGAGAAACAAACGAGAAGAGCGCACCTTCCTGATTGGAAATATGGAAATCAGGGAGCGTAGGTTGTTCAATCTCGATGTACCTGAGAATCGCCGCTGCTATGTCAAAGTTAGGGCATACATGAGCGACAAGTTCCTGCCCAGTGAGCAACTAGAAGGTGTGGTAATAAACTTGATAAACTTGGAGCCTAAGCCTGGCTACTCGTCAAATCCAAGGGCTTGGGGACGCTTTGACAGTGTGATAACAGGACCAAATGGTGCTTGCCTTCCAGCTTTCTGTGATGCTCAGAGGCCTGATGCATATACTGCTTACGTCACAGCTATAATGGGAGGTGAGGAACTGGAAGCAGCCCCCTCAATGCCAAAAATGAACCCAAACATTATTGGTGTGTCTCAGCCATACTTAGGGAAGTTAGATTACCAGCGCTCAGATCATGAGGATCCAGCACTTAAGAAAACAGCTTTCCGAATCAACCTagctaaaccaaaccctaacaaTTTTGATGAAACAAATGGACCAATCTATCCCTATCAGAGATTAATTGCATGTGAAAATGCACCTGTTGATGCCAACCACTTTCGCTTTTTCCGTGTCGAAAAAGATAAATATGAGTACAATGTAGTACCCTTCCAGGAGAGTGACCTCACATCTTGGACTAGAGACTATCTTTCCTGGTGGCCAAATCCACAAGAGTTCAGAGCTTGTTACATCAAAGTTAAGATTCATGGAGCTACAGAAATCATAGTAAGGTCAAGAAACCTTGGTGGCACTCATCCTCAGACAAGAGGTCAGTTGTATGGCATTAGAGACATTCGTAGTACCCGTGACATAAACCATCCTAACACCTCTGCTGCTTGTCTTGAGTTCAAGTGCAGCGGGATGCTCTTTGATCAAGATACTGTAGACAGGTCACTCATTTCCGTCATCCCACAAGGTAACTGCCGGCGCATAGGCATCAACGGTCTCCTACAAGAGTATCTGATAAAGCATCCTCCTGTTCTTCAGAAGAATGAGTCTCATGCGTTCAATATGTTAGCTCCTGTTGACCCACTTGGACACAATTATGGAATATACACCGTCACAGACCAGAACCCACGCGTTGCCAAAGAGATTGCCATTGGCCGCTGTTTCGATGGAACTTCAGATGGTTTTTCCAGGGAGATGAAGTCAGATTCTGGAGTGGCACTGACATTCAGCTGCCCTAAAAGAACTGTGAATCGTGAGAGCTTATTCCAGCGCTTGCAAACAAATCCTGGCCTAACACTAACACAGATGGCACGGGAGATGAGGGAGTCCCAGGGACTGCAAGTCAGAAGGGGGTCAACTCAAATGGTGGCCTACCCTTTTGGCCAACAGGGCGGGAGCCAGAACCGCAGAGCCACAAACACTAACAGAAGGAGATCTGCACAACCAAGACAGTAG